The genomic segment CCTTTTTAGATTTAACTTACAAACTATTGAATATTTGCTATGGTTATTCGTCAAAATATTTAGCATGTTATTTTTACTTAGTCTAATTGAATTGTCGTCTCAACTATGCTACAATCAAGCTATGATCTTCAATAAATTAGGTAGAAAAAAATTTGTAAATCAATATTTACTGAAAAAGATGATTGCTTTTCGACGGAATAGTTTTATTAAAATTACGCAAAAAACCTTGGTATCACTATTTCCTTTTTTCTTGCTAACAACGACAACAATGGTTTTGTCAGAGTCGGTTTTTTCAGTAAATGGTTATATTAACAACCTATTCAACGTTCGCTCTTGGTTTCCGTATTTTTCGACAATTGGATTGGTTTTGACAAACTGTACTGCTTTGATAGGTGGGCTGTCGGGCCCGTTAGCGACTTATTTTAGCGCGAAATATACGGCTGGTCACTATGGACGTAGCACAGGAACGGCAGGAATTACTGCTTTTATTTTTAGCTTGTTAATTCATTCGCGAAAGTTATTCTCCGCACTTTTAAAAGATGGTGCCTTGATGAGAATTAGCCTTCCTGTCAATATCAATTTAATAGTTGCCATATTGATGGGTTATATAGTAGGGCAAATCTTTCGCTTTTCGAGTCCAAGTGATGATCAAATTGTGGATAAATATTTTGTTTATCGTCCAAAAACAGTTCGTCCCATTCTTTCTTCTTTGTCTCTAGCACTTATTTACAGTTTCTTTCTGTTCCTAGGTAATCGTTATAATGTATTTTCGACCATTTCTAATTTTTTCTCAAACTTAATTGTTAATCGAAATAATATCTTCGTGATTGAAATGAACACTGCCTTACGGACTTTTAGTGCTTGGATTGGAAATAGCAATCTCTTTAACAATATTCCTTTTGTCAATGATTCGTTTGCATTAGATAATCTTAATTATGCTTTAAAACAACATACGACGAGAGGAATTCCTTATCCCTTTTCCTCAACAAATCTTTATGATGCCTATGGTATCTTTGCAGGACTTGGTGGAGGATTAGCACTCTTAGTTGCTATTTTATGGAAATCTCGTAGCGACAAAGATCGTGATGTTAGTTTGAAAAGTATTTTCCCTTCTCTTTTTAATCATGGCGCTGCCTTCATGGTTGGCATTCCTATATTTTTCAACTTTCTTTTTTTGATTCCTTTTATTCTTGTACCCATGATAAATGTCTTTATAGCCAGTATTTTTCTTTATTTCAGACTAATGCCACCAGCTGTGTATCCAGTTCCTAGCGGAGCACCAAGTGTACTATATGCTTTCATTGGGACAGGAGGAAGTTTGCGAGCTCTAGCAGTTGGTATTTTCATTTTTATCATTGATGTTATGATATATCTTCCATTTGTTACATTTAATGATCAGATTCATGATGAACTTCGTCGAGTAGATCCAAAAGGAGGTAAGCATGACTAAACAAGTAAAACTTGTTTTGCTAACGGTTTTAATTTTCCTCATTGTTTTAGCAGTCCCCTCTTATAGTTGGACAAGAAAAAATATCGATGAAATTGCTAAATTTTATAATGCTCGTTTGTCGCCAATCATTATGATACCGGGAAGTTCTGCTACAGAAAATCGATTCGATAGTTTGGTTCAAAAACTAAATCAAAGGCGTCGTGGGGTTAAGCATAGTTTACTTAAAGTGAAAGTATGGAACGATGGACGGATTACTTATAGCGGTTCGATTGCTGCTAATGACAATGAACCGATTATTGTTATTGGATTTGAAAATAATAAAGATGGTTATAGTAATATCAAAAAGCAAGCTAAAATGGTTAATGCTGCGTTTGAGGACTTGCAAGGAAAATATAATTTCAATAATTTTAAAGGATTGGGGCATTCTAATGGCGGTTTGATTTATACAGCATTTATCGAGAATTATCTTGGAGATTATGATGTGAATCTAAAAAAGTTAATGACAATCGGAACGCCTTATAATTTTACTGAAACAAATATTAATAACAAAACAGAAATGTTAGCTGACTTTATTAAGAATCGTAAAAATATTCCTAGGACCTTAGCGATGTACTCCGTAGCAGGGACTATTACTTATGATTCGGATGAATTGGTTCCTGATACAAGTGTAAGTGCTGGTAAGTATATCTATCAGGGACAAGCAGCTCACTATACAGAAACTACCGTCACAGGAGAAGATGCACAACACTCTGACTTGCCAACCAATGATGAAGTTGTGTCGTTAATCCAAGAATGCCTTATAGACAAACAAACTAAGAGGAACCAAAAAAATTAGTGGTTTAATGGCAATATCAACTTTTGGGGGTCAGTACAGCTTCGTTCTCTTTTTGGAGAATTGAGTGCTTTTAGACTGTTTTATCGCAATATTCCATCAAATATCTTTTTGCTCTCCTCAAACATGTGCTTTTCGGCGTAAAGTCTCAGTCCTTTCTTAACAATTACCTGAGATGTTTTTTAATACTTTTTGAGTAGCTAACCTCATTTTAGAACTTTCAGTGGAGAGAATAGAGAATGCGTCAAAACTATTGCCTAAAATCTCTTGACAAATCTTTCAATCTATTTTATACTTAATGCAATTAAATACAACTTTAATCATGTCCTGTGAGGCATAAAAGTAATCATTAAAATGGATTAGTGCGCTAATCTGCTATTTTACTGTAAACTTTTGGCTCGGGATTTCCTGAGCTTTTTGATTTATAGGCTGTATTCAATTAATAAATGTAGTCTGTGAGCTACAATTAAGGAGGATGTGCATGTCTTTAGACAAAAATAATAAGCGAGCACTGGTTGCTGCGATTGTTGCATCAGGAACGGACGATTTAAACGTCATGTTCTTAGCTTTTTCGATGTCATCTATTATTTCAGAATTAGGTGTTACTGGAGCGCAAGGAGGCTGGATTGCAACAATTACCAATCTGGGAATGTTGGTTGGAGGTTTGCTTTTTGGCTTATTGGCTGACCGCTATCACAAGTTCAAGGTCTTCAAATGGACGATTGTTATTTTTTCATTAGCAACAGGGTTGATTTACTTTACACAAAATATTTATTATCTATATCTCATGCGTTTTATCGCTGGGATAGGCGTTGGTGGAGAGTATGGAGTTGCCATCGCGATTATGGCAGGTATTGTTCCTATTGGAAAAATGGGGCGCATTTCATCTTTGAATGGAATTGCAGGGCAAGTCGGTTCTATTACTTCAGCACTTTTAGCAGGTTGGTTAGCTCCAGCACTTGGTTGGAAAGGGCTGTTCCTCTTTGGACTTGCGCCTATTGCCTTGGTTTTGTGGATGATGTTAGCGATTGATGATGATCATATCCGAGATAATGGCAATGTGACATTAAAAGCAGAAGGGCGCCAGTCTGTTAAAATGAGTGAATTGTTTAAAACACCATCTCTAACGGCTCAGACAGTAGCGCTTATGGTCATGACAACAGTACAAATTGCGGGTTACTTTGGTATGATGAACTGGCTTCCAACCATTATCCAAACAAGTTTGCATATTTCTGTGAAAGATTCCTCACTTTGGATGGTCTCAACGATTTTAGGGATGTGTCTGGGAATGCTCACCTTCGGTCAAATCCTTGATAAATGGGGCCCGAGATTCGTTTATTCAATCTTTCTTCTAGCATCCTCCATGTGTGTTTACCTCTTCCAATTTGCCAATTCAATGCCTGCCATGATTATCGGGGGTGCGATTGTTGGTTTCTTTGTCAATGGTATGTTTGCGGGTTATGGCGCGATGATTACGAGATTGTATCCAGCTCATATTCGCTCCACGGCTAATAATGTCATCTTAAATGTTGGCCGAGCAATTGGAGGATTTTCATCTGTGATTATTGGGAAAATTTTAGATATCTCGAGCGTTTCAATGGTCATGATTTTCCTAGCAAGCCTTTATTTGATTAGCTTTGCTGCCTTGTGGACGATTAAGAATTTAAAAGCAGAACGTTACTCACTGTTAGGAGAAGAATTGGTTGCAGAAGAAGTATAACAATAATATTAGCATAATTAGGAGACTGAGCTTAGGTTCGGTCTCTTTTTTCGGGCAAGCAAAATATATGGAAGTAGTTATTGAGTAGTATTTTGCTCATTTTTTAAGAAAGGCTGTAATGTGCAAACATTACAGCCTTTCAACGTTTTTTCCTGCTATTGCTATTTCACGATATAATAAAATCAAGTAAGTACAGAAGGAAATGGAATGAATTTTAAGCAGCTATCTTATTTGGCTCTGTAATTTCTGTAGTGGGTAAAACTACTTTAGGAATTATGGAACCGATTTTGATGATTCATTTATCAAATTGAACTTCATTCAACAGATACTCAATGAATTTATCCCCCATTTTGGATAAGCTAGCTTTTTCATGTTTAATATAAACCAGCTCAATAGGGTCATCAATATCTAGTGGAATAGAAACGATATTGTCACCATTGAGATTACTATTTAGAATACCAGTTGCAATAGTGTAGCCATCAAGACCAATCAAAAGATTAAAAAGAGTTGCTCGGTCGCTGACGACGATGGACTTTTTATGGTGTTCTTGCGATAGGATTTCTTCTGAAAAGTAAAAGGAATTGTGGGTTCCTTGATCGTAGCTGAGGTAAGGAAAATCTTCCAAATCTGATAATTGGATCAGTTTCTTCTTTGCTAGAGGATTGCTCTTGCTAACAAAAATATGTGGCTGGGCAGTAAAGAGATGTGTGGCAAGCAAGTGATTATCATCTAGCATTTTAGAGAGAACATCGCGGTTGTAACTGTTGAGAAAGAGAACGCCAATCTCGCTGCGGAAATTTTT from the Streptococcus constellatus subsp. constellatus genome contains:
- a CDS encoding PTS sugar transporter subunit IIC, whose product is MIFNKLGRKKFVNQYLLKKMIAFRRNSFIKITQKTLVSLFPFFLLTTTTMVLSESVFSVNGYINNLFNVRSWFPYFSTIGLVLTNCTALIGGLSGPLATYFSAKYTAGHYGRSTGTAGITAFIFSLLIHSRKLFSALLKDGALMRISLPVNINLIVAILMGYIVGQIFRFSSPSDDQIVDKYFVYRPKTVRPILSSLSLALIYSFFLFLGNRYNVFSTISNFFSNLIVNRNNIFVIEMNTALRTFSAWIGNSNLFNNIPFVNDSFALDNLNYALKQHTTRGIPYPFSSTNLYDAYGIFAGLGGGLALLVAILWKSRSDKDRDVSLKSIFPSLFNHGAAFMVGIPIFFNFLFLIPFILVPMINVFIASIFLYFRLMPPAVYPVPSGAPSVLYAFIGTGGSLRALAVGIFIFIIDVMIYLPFVTFNDQIHDELRRVDPKGGKHD
- a CDS encoding alpha/beta hydrolase, encoding MTKQVKLVLLTVLIFLIVLAVPSYSWTRKNIDEIAKFYNARLSPIIMIPGSSATENRFDSLVQKLNQRRRGVKHSLLKVKVWNDGRITYSGSIAANDNEPIIVIGFENNKDGYSNIKKQAKMVNAAFEDLQGKYNFNNFKGLGHSNGGLIYTAFIENYLGDYDVNLKKLMTIGTPYNFTETNINNKTEMLADFIKNRKNIPRTLAMYSVAGTITYDSDELVPDTSVSAGKYIYQGQAAHYTETTVTGEDAQHSDLPTNDEVVSLIQECLIDKQTKRNQKN
- a CDS encoding MFS transporter yields the protein MSLDKNNKRALVAAIVASGTDDLNVMFLAFSMSSIISELGVTGAQGGWIATITNLGMLVGGLLFGLLADRYHKFKVFKWTIVIFSLATGLIYFTQNIYYLYLMRFIAGIGVGGEYGVAIAIMAGIVPIGKMGRISSLNGIAGQVGSITSALLAGWLAPALGWKGLFLFGLAPIALVLWMMLAIDDDHIRDNGNVTLKAEGRQSVKMSELFKTPSLTAQTVALMVMTTVQIAGYFGMMNWLPTIIQTSLHISVKDSSLWMVSTILGMCLGMLTFGQILDKWGPRFVYSIFLLASSMCVYLFQFANSMPAMIIGGAIVGFFVNGMFAGYGAMITRLYPAHIRSTANNVILNVGRAIGGFSSVIIGKILDISSVSMVMIFLASLYLISFAALWTIKNLKAERYSLLGEELVAEEV
- a CDS encoding LysR family transcriptional regulator, giving the protein MRIQQLHYMIKIVETGSMNEAAKQLFITQPSLSNAVRDLENEMGIEIFIRNPKGITLTKDGMEFLSYARQVVEQTQLLEERYKNPVANRELFSVSSQHYAFVVNAFVSLLKKSDMEKYELFLRETRTWEIIDDVKNFRSEIGVLFLNSYNRDVLSKMLDDNHLLATHLFTAQPHIFVSKSNPLAKKKLIQLSDLEDFPYLSYDQGTHNSFYFSEEILSQEHHKKSIVVSDRATLFNLLIGLDGYTIATGILNSNLNGDNIVSIPLDIDDPIELVYIKHEKASLSKMGDKFIEYLLNEVQFDK